Proteins encoded within one genomic window of Haloplanus vescus:
- a CDS encoding digeranylgeranylglycerophospholipid reductase yields MSDRFDVIVAGAGPAGAQCARDIAQRGYDVLVLEAEPEDDFPRQSNKSTAGTFPSMMASFGVPDEVVMNYTDDVVLESPNHHYVQHQPGAVLEFAEFKQWLVAEGREEGATYHFDSRVNGPIMDDGTIAGVRYAGGEEAYADIVVDATGPAAPLAKELGVSDLDRKHQAIGIEWEMDGVEVNHPDYADLTDTMMLRLDHNYAPGGYAWIFHTGGDTAKVGLCYIQNESHEQYGKDGAAIDDYLHSWLDTDPRFADAERISGKQQHRGSAHIQMPGSLCTDSFMAIGDTVPTIDPLWGEGIHKGMKSGRMAAITADRCFTEADPDTSAEAMSVYSKLWHSEVAPRMRERLLMTELLYLAPNERYDTLLSDLRDADSDMLAKANAGNVGAMLRLLHLRDVPLLGKFAKERLTGG; encoded by the coding sequence ATGTCCGACCGTTTCGACGTGATCGTCGCTGGCGCGGGGCCTGCCGGGGCCCAATGCGCCCGCGACATCGCGCAGCGGGGGTACGACGTCCTCGTTCTCGAAGCCGAGCCCGAAGACGACTTCCCGCGTCAGAGCAACAAGTCGACCGCCGGTACGTTCCCCTCCATGATGGCCTCGTTCGGCGTGCCGGACGAGGTGGTGATGAACTACACCGACGACGTGGTGCTGGAGTCGCCGAACCACCATTACGTCCAGCACCAACCGGGCGCTGTCCTCGAGTTCGCTGAGTTCAAACAGTGGCTCGTCGCGGAGGGGCGCGAGGAGGGCGCGACTTACCACTTCGACTCGCGCGTCAATGGCCCGATTATGGACGACGGAACGATTGCCGGCGTCCGCTACGCGGGTGGCGAGGAGGCCTACGCCGACATCGTCGTGGACGCGACGGGCCCGGCGGCACCGCTGGCGAAGGAACTCGGCGTCAGCGATTTGGACCGCAAGCATCAGGCCATCGGCATCGAGTGGGAGATGGACGGCGTCGAGGTCAACCACCCCGACTACGCCGACCTGACCGACACGATGATGCTCCGACTGGACCACAACTACGCCCCCGGTGGCTACGCGTGGATATTCCACACCGGCGGCGACACCGCGAAGGTCGGACTCTGTTACATTCAGAACGAGAGCCACGAGCAGTACGGCAAAGATGGCGCGGCCATCGACGACTACCTCCATAGCTGGCTCGACACCGACCCGCGCTTTGCAGACGCCGAGCGCATTTCAGGCAAGCAGCAACACCGCGGCTCGGCACACATTCAGATGCCCGGCAGTCTGTGTACGGATAGTTTCATGGCCATCGGCGACACCGTCCCGACCATCGACCCCCTGTGGGGCGAGGGAATCCACAAGGGGATGAAGTCGGGGCGGATGGCCGCCATCACCGCCGACCGCTGTTTCACGGAGGCAGACCCCGACACCTCCGCGGAGGCGATGTCGGTCTACAGCAAACTCTGGCACAGCGAGGTTGCACCCCGGATGCGCGAGCGCCTCCTGATGACAGAGTTGCTCTATCTCGCGCCCAACGAGCGCTACGACACGCTGCTGTCCGACCTCCGGGACGCCGACAGCGACATGCTGGCGAAGGCCAACGCCGGCAACGTCGGTGCAATGTTGCGCCTTCTCCACCTGCGCGACGTGCCCCTGCTCGGGAAGTTCGCGAAGGAGCGACTGACCGGCGGGTAG
- a CDS encoding DUF371 domain-containing protein: MREVIRAHGHEHVAATHETTFELTTDDWLTPAGDCIVGIEADRAPSDFDDDFVAACRDPDATITLTLETETASQTVQARGHPDLTFESDRSAVVRTSTYVDDRTIAVGADAAATDLDRDLIADLDADGTLTCTLSV, translated from the coding sequence ATGCGCGAAGTCATTCGAGCGCACGGCCACGAACACGTCGCCGCGACCCACGAAACCACGTTCGAACTGACGACCGACGACTGGTTGACGCCCGCGGGCGACTGCATCGTCGGCATCGAGGCCGACCGCGCGCCGTCGGACTTCGACGACGACTTCGTCGCCGCCTGTCGCGACCCCGACGCGACGATTACCCTCACGCTCGAGACGGAGACGGCGAGCCAGACGGTGCAGGCCCGCGGCCATCCCGACCTCACCTTCGAGAGCGACCGGAGCGCAGTCGTTCGCACCAGCACGTACGTCGACGACCGGACCATCGCCGTCGGCGCCGACGCCGCGGCGACGGACCTCGACCGTGACCTCATCGCCGACCTCGACGCCGACGGCACGCTCACCTGCACGCTGTCCGTGTGA
- a CDS encoding DUF373 family protein has translation MTTLVLCVDRADDIGRTVGVSMPVDGWDAVRSLVTEVGLADPEDSTVNCLLEGLRITRDLRADGESAVIAVVSGSGDSAVGADRSVAAQLDTLIDRHDPESAIIVTDSAEDERLVPIVESRLPVDSVDRVVVRQARDIESTYYLLKQFLADEQLRSTVLVPLGVGLLLLPALLVRFSVGVALAGLASLLGAAVLYKGLAIDVYLARLPDQIQDALYSGQVSVVTYAVAAGLALVGIFLGGLAVSPISDGVVLVPAMQFFYSSIPWLALAALTASAGRLLDELIEAGHIPRPYLNVPFGVIALGLVVRGFAGYFLERENALSHLQVAGLTVHPTQRLAVFVVSAIVVSLVGVRVAAKVASDHPEAVESDTEPADRS, from the coding sequence GTGACCACGCTGGTGCTGTGTGTCGACCGCGCCGACGATATCGGCCGGACCGTCGGCGTGTCGATGCCAGTCGATGGGTGGGACGCGGTACGCTCGTTGGTGACAGAAGTCGGCCTCGCCGACCCCGAGGATTCGACGGTCAACTGCCTCCTCGAAGGCCTGCGAATCACGCGTGACCTCCGCGCAGACGGCGAGTCGGCAGTCATCGCCGTGGTCTCTGGGTCCGGCGACTCCGCCGTCGGTGCCGACCGGTCGGTCGCCGCCCAGTTAGACACGCTCATCGACCGCCACGACCCCGAATCAGCCATCATCGTCACCGACAGCGCCGAGGACGAACGACTGGTCCCCATCGTGGAGAGTCGTCTCCCCGTCGACTCCGTCGACCGCGTCGTCGTCCGGCAGGCCCGCGACATCGAGTCCACGTACTACCTCCTCAAGCAGTTCCTCGCCGACGAGCAACTCCGCTCGACGGTGCTCGTCCCCCTGGGCGTGGGCCTCCTCCTCCTGCCAGCGTTGCTCGTGCGGTTCTCCGTCGGCGTCGCCCTCGCCGGTCTCGCCTCGCTACTCGGCGCGGCGGTGCTCTACAAGGGTCTCGCTATCGACGTCTATCTCGCTCGCCTCCCCGACCAGATACAGGACGCCCTCTACTCGGGACAGGTGTCGGTCGTCACCTACGCCGTCGCCGCCGGTCTCGCCCTTGTCGGCATCTTTCTCGGCGGCCTCGCCGTCTCGCCAATCAGCGACGGCGTCGTCCTCGTTCCGGCCATGCAGTTTTTCTACAGCAGTATCCCGTGGCTGGCCCTGGCGGCACTCACCGCGAGCGCCGGGCGCCTCCTTGATGAACTCATCGAGGCGGGCCACATCCCCCGCCCATATCTCAACGTGCCCTTCGGCGTCATCGCACTCGGTCTCGTCGTCCGCGGCTTCGCGGGCTACTTCCTCGAACGCGAGAACGCTCTCTCGCATCTGCAGGTGGCGGGACTCACCGTTCACCCGACACAGCGACTCGCGGTGTTCGTGGTGTCGGCCATCGTCGTCTCGCTGGTCGGCGTTCGCGTGGCCGCAAAAGTCGCGTCGGACCATCCCGAGGCGGTCGAGAGCGACACCGAACCGGCGGACCGCTCCTGA
- a CDS encoding aldo/keto reductase, translating into MSQSPIDEMPSLGLGTWQNTDPAACADSVATALEMGYRHIDTAQAYDNEESVGDGLEQADVPREDIFLATKVWIDNLAADDVVSSTEESLDKLGVDYADLLYVHWPAGEYDAEETLAAFDQLYDDGLIERIGISNFQPEQVATAIDTADAPIFANQIECHPLLPQEDLREACADHGVDVVAYSPLARGEVFDVPEIQEVAEKHDASEAQVSLAWLHEKDVTPIPKATGEEHIRDNWASRTLDLDAEDVATIDNIDQRDRKVDPDFSPW; encoded by the coding sequence ATGTCTCAGTCCCCGATAGACGAGATGCCGAGCCTCGGCCTCGGAACGTGGCAGAACACCGACCCGGCGGCGTGTGCAGACAGCGTCGCGACGGCGCTCGAGATGGGCTATCGCCACATCGACACCGCACAGGCGTACGACAACGAGGAGTCCGTCGGCGACGGCCTCGAACAGGCCGACGTGCCTCGCGAGGACATCTTCCTCGCGACGAAGGTGTGGATAGACAACCTCGCGGCCGACGACGTGGTCTCGTCGACCGAGGAGAGCCTCGACAAGCTCGGCGTCGACTACGCGGACCTGCTGTACGTCCACTGGCCGGCGGGCGAGTACGACGCCGAGGAGACGCTGGCGGCGTTCGACCAGCTCTACGACGACGGCCTCATCGAGCGAATCGGCATCAGTAACTTCCAGCCGGAGCAGGTGGCGACGGCCATCGACACGGCCGACGCGCCCATCTTCGCCAACCAAATCGAGTGTCACCCACTCCTGCCCCAGGAGGACCTTCGCGAAGCCTGTGCCGACCACGGTGTCGACGTGGTGGCGTATTCGCCGCTCGCCCGCGGCGAGGTGTTCGACGTGCCCGAGATTCAGGAGGTCGCCGAGAAACACGACGCCAGCGAGGCGCAGGTGTCGCTCGCGTGGCTCCACGAGAAGGACGTCACCCCGATTCCGAAGGCGACCGGCGAGGAACACATCCGCGACAACTGGGCGTCGCGGACGCTCGACCTCGACGCCGAGGACGTGGCGACCATCGACAACATCGACCAGCGCGACCGGAAGGTCGACCCCGACTTCTCGCCCTGGTAA
- a CDS encoding coiled-coil protein — translation MVTTEEVLDEFDIDPLKEENNVNLTDDQLENDSKGQLIKLAGQLRDRRNELNQMASERASKRDDLNAETREKVDEAQEHREQRDDLNEQVQEHKESRNELNAKANELFDEVEELKQDLELGDGKDLEELEEEIEQLEFRQQTEVLSAEDERELIEKIEDKREEYQQRKEKLDDASELEELVEEAEEVRSEASQHHQEVTELADKAQEHHNQMIEAYREADEIRDKADEMHELFVEAQEAADRHHEDFVRVQKRLRELDKEEEEEQEDEREAEREAAKEEAEEIYQKFKEGETLDTEDLMKLQKTGLL, via the coding sequence ATGGTAACAACAGAAGAAGTACTCGACGAATTCGACATCGACCCCCTCAAAGAGGAGAACAACGTCAACCTCACCGACGACCAGCTCGAAAACGACTCCAAGGGCCAGCTCATCAAGCTCGCGGGCCAGCTCCGTGACCGACGGAACGAGCTCAACCAGATGGCGTCGGAGCGCGCGTCCAAGCGCGACGACCTCAACGCCGAGACCCGAGAGAAGGTCGACGAAGCACAGGAGCACCGCGAACAGCGCGACGACCTCAACGAGCAGGTTCAAGAGCACAAGGAGAGCCGGAACGAGCTGAACGCGAAGGCCAACGAACTCTTCGACGAGGTCGAGGAGCTGAAACAGGACCTCGAGCTCGGCGACGGCAAGGACCTCGAAGAGCTCGAAGAGGAGATCGAACAGCTCGAATTCCGACAGCAGACGGAAGTGCTGAGCGCCGAGGACGAGCGCGAACTCATCGAGAAAATCGAGGACAAGCGCGAAGAGTATCAGCAGCGAAAGGAAAAACTCGACGACGCGAGCGAGCTCGAAGAGCTCGTTGAGGAGGCCGAGGAGGTCCGCTCCGAAGCGTCCCAGCACCACCAGGAAGTGACGGAGCTCGCGGACAAGGCCCAGGAACATCACAACCAGATGATCGAGGCCTACCGCGAGGCCGACGAGATTCGTGACAAGGCCGACGAGATGCACGAACTCTTCGTCGAGGCCCAGGAAGCGGCTGACCGCCACCACGAGGACTTCGTCCGCGTCCAGAAGCGCCTGCGCGAACTCGACAAGGAAGAGGAAGAAGAGCAGGAAGACGAGCGCGAGGCCGAACGCGAGGCCGCCAAGGAAGAGGCCGAAGAAATCTACCAGAAGTTCAAGGAAGGCGAAACCCTCGACACCGAGGACCTGATGAAGCTCCAGAAGACGGGGCTGCTGTAA
- a CDS encoding 2-oxoacid:ferredoxin oxidoreductase subunit beta, producing MSSNVRFTDFKSDAQPTWCPGCGDFGTMNGMMKALAETGNSPDETFVVAGIGCSGKIGTYMRSYALHGVHGRALPVGAGVKLANPDIEVMVAGGDGDGYSIGAGHFVHAVRRNIDMTYVVMDNRIYGLTKGQASPTSREDFETSTTPEGPQQPPVNPLALAFAASGTFIAQSFSTDAQRHAEIVKEAVEHDGFGFVNVFSPCVTFNDVDTYDYFRDSIVDLAETDHDPTDYEDARSRILDPGTEYQGILYREEDSVPYEESHGVDADMTDIPDGAPEDATDLVREFY from the coding sequence ATGAGTTCCAACGTTCGATTCACTGACTTCAAGTCCGACGCACAGCCGACGTGGTGTCCGGGATGCGGCGACTTCGGCACCATGAACGGGATGATGAAAGCCCTCGCCGAAACCGGCAACAGCCCCGACGAAACGTTCGTCGTCGCGGGCATCGGCTGTTCCGGGAAAATCGGGACCTACATGCGCTCCTACGCCCTCCACGGCGTCCACGGCCGCGCGCTCCCCGTCGGCGCGGGCGTCAAACTCGCCAACCCCGACATCGAGGTGATGGTCGCGGGCGGCGACGGCGACGGCTACTCCATCGGCGCCGGACACTTCGTCCACGCCGTCCGCCGCAACATCGACATGACCTACGTCGTCATGGACAACCGCATCTACGGCTTGACGAAGGGGCAGGCCTCGCCGACCAGTCGCGAGGACTTCGAGACGTCGACGACGCCGGAGGGGCCACAGCAGCCGCCGGTCAACCCCCTCGCCCTTGCGTTCGCCGCGAGCGGAACCTTCATCGCGCAGTCGTTCTCGACGGACGCCCAGCGCCACGCCGAAATCGTCAAGGAAGCGGTCGAACACGACGGCTTCGGCTTCGTCAACGTGTTCTCGCCCTGCGTGACGTTCAACGATGTGGACACGTACGACTACTTCCGTGACTCCATCGTCGACCTGGCGGAGACGGACCACGACCCGACCGACTATGAGGACGCCCGCTCGCGCATCCTCGACCCAGGCACGGAGTATCAGGGGATCCTCTACCGTGAGGAGGACTCGGTCCCCTACGAGGAGAGCCACGGCGTCGACGCCGATATGACCGACATCCCCGACGGTGCTCCCGAGGACGCGACCGACCTCGTCCGCGAGTTCTACTGA
- the sppA gene encoding signal peptide peptidase SppA: protein MSDVDELGRLVVVAGGALLAAVLGFVLFVAVPESLADFLGVLVVLGLVVLAGRIATTLADSVFPTYNVAEVPVEGPITRDGGAPGPLPGGAIGTPADDIVEQIERADEDDAVDALLVKLNTPGGEVVPSDDIRNAAMAFDGPTVAFATDTCASGGYWIASGCDELWARRASIVGSIGVIGSRVNVSELAEDLGVSYERFAAGKYKDAGMPLKELSDDDREYLQGLIDGFYDDFVERVAEGRDMDPETVRETEARVFLGEDARDNGLVDALGDRDDVTDHVEDLLDESVSVREFAPEQGLAARLRGGATAVAYAAGAGAASVLTDDEFDLRF, encoded by the coding sequence GTGAGTGATGTCGACGAACTCGGCCGCCTCGTGGTCGTCGCCGGCGGGGCCCTCCTCGCCGCCGTCCTCGGCTTCGTGCTCTTCGTCGCCGTTCCGGAATCGCTCGCCGACTTCCTCGGCGTCCTCGTCGTCCTCGGCCTCGTCGTCCTCGCGGGCCGCATCGCGACGACCCTCGCCGACTCGGTGTTCCCGACGTACAACGTCGCCGAAGTCCCTGTCGAGGGCCCTATCACTCGCGACGGGGGCGCTCCCGGCCCCCTCCCGGGCGGCGCCATCGGCACCCCCGCCGACGACATCGTCGAACAGATCGAACGCGCCGACGAGGACGACGCCGTCGACGCCCTCTTGGTGAAACTCAACACGCCTGGCGGAGAGGTCGTCCCGAGCGACGACATTCGAAACGCCGCGATGGCGTTCGATGGGCCGACAGTCGCCTTCGCGACCGACACCTGTGCGAGCGGTGGGTACTGGATCGCCAGCGGGTGTGACGAGCTCTGGGCGCGGCGCGCGAGCATCGTCGGCAGTATCGGCGTCATCGGCTCTCGGGTCAACGTCTCCGAACTCGCCGAGGACCTCGGCGTCTCCTACGAGCGTTTCGCCGCGGGCAAGTACAAGGACGCCGGGATGCCCCTGAAAGAGCTCTCCGACGACGACCGTGAGTACCTCCAGGGACTCATCGATGGGTTCTACGACGACTTCGTCGAACGCGTTGCCGAGGGGCGCGACATGGACCCCGAGACGGTGCGCGAGACGGAGGCCCGCGTGTTCCTCGGCGAGGATGCCCGCGACAACGGCCTCGTCGACGCCCTCGGCGACCGGGACGACGTGACAGACCACGTCGAGGACTTGCTCGACGAGTCGGTGTCGGTCCGCGAGTTCGCCCCGGAACAGGGGTTGGCCGCCCGACTCCGCGGCGGGGCGACGGCCGTCGCGTACGCCGCGGGCGCCGGCGCGGCGAGCGTCCTCACCGACGACGAGTTCGACCTCCGATTCTGA